A DNA window from Branchiostoma lanceolatum isolate klBraLanc5 chromosome 17, klBraLanc5.hap2, whole genome shotgun sequence contains the following coding sequences:
- the LOC136423529 gene encoding squidulin-like gives MADIKAMFDKHDVNKDGTISASELKAVVKEFGLPPCEHLVEQIIKDCDTNGNGTLELGEFNVVIQVLQQVKAAMADPATMEAEMKQMFQEFDKNGDGFLTKEEMQTALTKVHSINMTGDACEKILNVADKNKDGKLDYNEFVNMILQK, from the exons atggcggacatcaAGGCTATGTTCGAcaaacatgacgtcaataaagatggtaccatctctgcGTCAGAGCTGAAGGCAGTGGTGAAGGAGTTCGGCCTTCCTCCGTGTGAGCATCTTGTTGAG CAAATCATCAAGGACTGTGACACGAACGGCAACGGAACTCTGGAGCTGGGCGAGTTCAACGTGGTCATACAGGTGCTGCAGCAAGTGAAGGCAGCCATGGCAGACCCAGCAACAATGGAGGCCGAGATGAAGCAGATGTTCCAAGAGTTCGACAAG aacggTGACGGGTTCCTGACTAAGGAGGAAATGCAGACGGCTCTCACGAAGGTCCACAGCATTAACATGACCGGCGATGCCTGCGAGAAGATACTGAACGTCGCCGACAAAAACAAAGACGGCAAACTCGACTACAACGAGTTCGTTAATATGATCTTGCAAAAGTGA